The following coding sequences are from one Lysinibacillus sp. FSL W8-0992 window:
- a CDS encoding GNAT family N-acetyltransferase, with translation MNFSALENEVVLLRPLVKEDVQGLLTAGSYPEIWSYLSTTIEDETGVHNFVEKALSSKMQMEEFPFVIVDKRSGQIIGSTRYMDIDSKHKRLEIGNTWITPAFWQTAVNTNCKYLLLSYCFEVIGLQRVQIKTDHENTRSQKAIERIGATKEGVLRNHMLRKDGSTRHTVMYSITIEEWPEVKARIEQLLGLG, from the coding sequence ATGAATTTCAGCGCTTTAGAAAATGAAGTCGTTTTATTAAGACCATTAGTAAAAGAGGATGTACAAGGGCTACTTACAGCAGGAAGTTATCCAGAGATTTGGTCGTATTTGTCCACAACGATTGAAGATGAAACGGGTGTGCATAACTTTGTGGAAAAGGCATTGTCTAGCAAAATGCAAATGGAGGAGTTTCCATTTGTCATTGTGGATAAACGTTCGGGACAGATTATAGGCTCAACAAGGTATATGGATATTGATAGCAAGCATAAACGTCTAGAAATAGGAAATACATGGATTACTCCTGCGTTTTGGCAAACTGCTGTAAATACCAATTGTAAATATTTATTACTAAGCTATTGCTTTGAGGTAATCGGTCTACAACGGGTCCAAATAAAAACAGATCATGAAAATACACGTTCTCAAAAGGCAATTGAACGTATAGGGGCAACGAAAGAGGGCGTTCTTCGCAATCATATGCTACGTAAAGACGGTTCGACTCGGCATACGGTAATGTATAGTATTACGATCGAAGAATGGCCAGAAGTAAAAGCTCGAATCGAACAGTTATTGGGTTTGGGCTAA